One genomic window of Bradyrhizobium sp. B124 includes the following:
- a CDS encoding MFS transporter produces the protein MSMISARIERLPFARFHVHLLLMGGLGYLFDAMDAAVLAFILPVLRTAWGLTNVETGVLGSSTFVGYLFGALFAGTLGDLIGRRTVMMSALALYSAASLVSATVDSWPAFFAARVVAGMGTGAESAIIAPYLAEFVARRYRGAFTGALAGFFSFGFVAAALLGYFIVPAYENGWRIVLVITAIPVVMLLWWRRSLPESPRWLESRGRVKEAEAVLDKVEASFAREGRVLPPPVAEPVVPAVSSGTLLSNFAALLAGRQARITTMTWIMWLSITFSYYSFFVWIPGLLVQNGMSITKSFGYSLAMYCAQVPGYFTAAFFNERIGRQSTIATYMILGGASALGLAFAASDGQIMAAGLLLSFFMNGTYAGVYAYTAEVFPTAIRTTGAGLASAIGRIGAIIAPILVGYLYPNFGFAGVFGVTTTVLLIGAVTVVLMGVPTRGRSLEDIASEAA, from the coding sequence ATGTCGATGATTTCGGCGCGCATCGAGCGCCTGCCGTTCGCGCGTTTCCATGTGCACCTGCTGCTGATGGGCGGCCTGGGCTATCTGTTCGACGCGATGGATGCCGCCGTTCTGGCGTTCATCCTGCCGGTGCTGCGCACCGCCTGGGGGCTCACCAATGTCGAGACCGGCGTGCTCGGCAGCAGCACCTTCGTCGGCTATCTGTTCGGCGCGCTGTTCGCGGGGACGCTGGGCGACCTGATCGGCCGCCGTACGGTGATGATGTCGGCGCTCGCGCTCTACAGTGCGGCTTCGCTGGTGAGCGCGACGGTGGACAGCTGGCCGGCGTTCTTCGCCGCGCGCGTCGTCGCCGGCATGGGCACTGGCGCGGAAAGCGCGATCATCGCGCCCTATCTCGCGGAATTCGTGGCGCGGCGTTACCGCGGCGCCTTCACCGGCGCGCTCGCCGGCTTCTTCTCGTTCGGCTTCGTCGCCGCCGCCTTGCTCGGCTATTTCATCGTGCCGGCCTACGAGAATGGCTGGCGCATCGTGCTCGTGATCACCGCCATACCTGTCGTGATGCTGCTGTGGTGGCGCCGGTCGCTGCCGGAATCGCCGCGCTGGCTGGAAAGCCGCGGCAGGGTGAAGGAAGCCGAAGCGGTGCTCGACAAGGTCGAGGCGAGCTTCGCGCGCGAGGGCCGCGTGCTGCCGCCGCCGGTCGCCGAGCCCGTTGTGCCGGCCGTATCGTCGGGGACGCTGCTGAGCAATTTTGCGGCGCTGTTGGCCGGCCGCCAGGCGCGGATCACCACCATGACCTGGATCATGTGGCTGTCGATCACGTTCAGCTATTACTCCTTCTTCGTCTGGATTCCGGGCCTGCTGGTCCAGAATGGCATGAGCATCACCAAGAGCTTCGGCTATTCGCTGGCGATGTATTGCGCGCAGGTGCCCGGCTATTTCACCGCCGCCTTCTTCAACGAGCGGATCGGCCGGCAGTCCACGATCGCGACCTACATGATCCTCGGCGGCGCCAGCGCGCTCGGGCTCGCCTTTGCCGCGAGCGACGGGCAGATCATGGCGGCCGGCCTGCTGCTGTCGTTCTTCATGAACGGCACCTATGCCGGCGTCTATGCCTACACGGCCGAAGTGTTTCCGACCGCGATCAGGACTACGGGGGCAGGGCTCGCATCCGCCATCGGCCGCATCGGCGCGATCATTGCACCGATCCTGGTCGGCTATCTCTACCCGAATTTCGGCTTTGCCGGCGTGTTCGGCGTCACCACGACCGTGCTGTTGATCGGTGCCGTCACCGTCGTGCTGATGGGCGTGCCGACGCGTGGCCGATCACTGGAAGACATCGCAAGCGAAGCTGCGTGA
- a CDS encoding LysR family transcriptional regulator yields MLVSFRTLDLNLLKVFEALMTEGSVTRAASALTMTQPAVSNALARLRDALGDPLFVRSASGIRPTQRAVALWQPIGDALEHVRHALDEDAFDPRRTEAEFSLSMSDYVSSLVMPRLINRFSEIAPSARIHTLPNTILEIGDRLEDNRVDCVLSVYVNEAQQPPAAIRSRSLWTVEYACMMRRDHPLANRKRLNARSFLSAKHVDVSLAGKTLPTYDQFLASRGLSRNLVTTVNHYNAAYEIVRQSDLIAVLPRDLSAQSRHAPHLHAVPVPLPAPPRIVSLFWHQRNDTVPAQRWLRETLVELFARME; encoded by the coding sequence TTGCTCGTGTCCTTCCGCACCCTCGACCTCAACCTGCTGAAAGTCTTCGAGGCGCTGATGACCGAGGGCAGCGTCACCCGCGCCGCGAGCGCGCTGACGATGACCCAGCCCGCCGTCAGCAACGCCCTCGCCCGCTTGCGCGACGCGCTCGGCGATCCCCTGTTCGTACGATCAGCCAGCGGAATCCGCCCGACGCAGCGCGCGGTGGCGCTGTGGCAGCCGATCGGCGACGCGCTGGAGCACGTCCGCCACGCGCTCGACGAGGACGCCTTCGATCCGCGGCGCACCGAGGCCGAGTTCAGCCTGTCGATGTCGGATTACGTGTCCTCGCTGGTGATGCCGCGGCTCATCAACCGCTTCAGCGAGATCGCGCCTTCCGCGCGCATCCACACCTTGCCCAACACCATCCTCGAGATCGGCGACCGGCTCGAGGACAACCGGGTCGATTGCGTGCTCAGCGTCTATGTCAACGAGGCGCAGCAGCCGCCGGCCGCGATCCGCTCACGCTCGCTGTGGACCGTCGAATATGCCTGCATGATGCGGCGGGATCATCCGCTGGCGAACAGGAAGCGGCTCAACGCCCGCAGCTTCCTCAGCGCCAAGCACGTCGATGTCAGCCTCGCCGGCAAGACGCTGCCGACCTACGACCAGTTCCTGGCCTCGCGCGGCCTGTCGCGCAATCTGGTCACGACCGTCAATCACTACAACGCCGCCTACGAGATCGTGCGCCAGTCCGACCTGATCGCGGTGCTGCCGCGCGATCTCAGCGCGCAGTCCCGCCACGCGCCCCATCTGCATGCGGTGCCGGTGCCGCTGCCGGCGCCACCGCGCATCGTCAGCCTGTTCTGGCACCAGCGCAACGACACCGTTCCCGCGCAGCGCTGGCTGCGCGAGACGCTGGTGGAGCTGTTCGCGCGGATGGAGTGA
- a CDS encoding cytosine permease gives MLLKQTQLPAQDEAGFDAHGIEPVPAAHRTSSSFDQFWIWTGANIAPINWVLGALGIQLGLSLLQTLAVIVVGNLFGAALFATFCLMGHRTGVPQMVLGRLAFGRRGAYLPALAQVLMPMGWVAINTWIVLDLCMAAFDRMGLGGSIELKYAIAVLVMLFQISIAAWGFNAIKVFERYTMPFILLIMAVMTALAFLRVDIKWQSATVTGMPAFAAATQLMTAIGIGWGISWLTYASDYTRFTRPSLSAAKVFRATFLGMFLPTVWLAFLGAAIASAGAGSDPSKLIIAAFGTMALPVLLVLLHGPIATNIVVIYSAALSSLALDLRRPRWVISVLSGLIASVILYGFLQSGDFAHAFDNFMVALIVWISPWAGVTLADFYLVRRGRIDVASLYEEPGRDRDFNWAGLIAFAAGFVAAWAFQMGTIKAMQGPLALATGGVDLSWLTGIGVAMASYLALHRLSGRPLVRNGPSPAADAASIEPAPTST, from the coding sequence ATGTTGCTCAAGCAGACACAGCTTCCGGCACAGGATGAGGCCGGCTTCGATGCCCACGGAATCGAGCCGGTGCCGGCGGCGCACCGCACCTCGTCATCGTTCGATCAGTTCTGGATCTGGACCGGCGCGAACATCGCGCCGATCAACTGGGTGCTGGGCGCGCTCGGAATCCAGCTCGGTCTGAGCCTGCTGCAAACGCTTGCCGTCATCGTTGTCGGCAATCTGTTCGGCGCGGCGCTGTTTGCCACCTTCTGCCTGATGGGACATCGCACCGGCGTGCCGCAGATGGTACTGGGCCGGCTGGCGTTCGGCCGCCGCGGCGCCTATCTGCCGGCACTGGCACAGGTGCTGATGCCGATGGGGTGGGTCGCGATCAACACCTGGATCGTGCTCGATCTCTGCATGGCTGCGTTCGATCGGATGGGGCTTGGCGGCAGCATCGAGCTCAAATACGCGATCGCGGTGCTGGTGATGCTGTTTCAAATCAGCATCGCAGCCTGGGGCTTCAATGCCATCAAAGTGTTCGAGCGCTACACCATGCCGTTCATCCTGCTGATCATGGCGGTCATGACCGCGCTGGCCTTCCTGCGCGTCGATATCAAGTGGCAGTCGGCCACCGTCACCGGCATGCCGGCATTCGCCGCGGCGACGCAACTGATGACCGCGATCGGCATCGGCTGGGGCATTTCGTGGCTCACCTATGCCTCCGACTATACGCGTTTCACTAGGCCCTCACTCAGTGCCGCCAAGGTGTTTCGGGCGACATTCCTCGGCATGTTCCTGCCGACGGTCTGGCTCGCTTTCCTTGGTGCGGCCATTGCATCGGCCGGCGCCGGTTCCGATCCGTCGAAGCTGATCATCGCGGCTTTTGGCACGATGGCGCTGCCGGTGCTGCTGGTGCTGCTTCATGGCCCGATCGCGACCAACATCGTCGTGATCTATTCGGCGGCGCTGTCGTCGCTCGCGCTCGATCTGCGGCGGCCGCGCTGGGTGATCTCGGTGCTGTCCGGCCTGATCGCCTCCGTGATCCTGTACGGGTTCCTGCAATCGGGTGATTTTGCCCATGCCTTCGACAACTTCATGGTCGCCCTGATCGTCTGGATCAGCCCATGGGCCGGCGTGACGCTCGCGGACTTCTACCTGGTGCGCCGTGGCCGCATCGATGTCGCCTCGCTCTACGAGGAGCCGGGTCGGGATCGTGATTTCAACTGGGCGGGGCTGATCGCCTTTGCTGCCGGCTTCGTGGCGGCGTGGGCGTTCCAGATGGGCACCATCAAGGCCATGCAGGGCCCGCTTGCGTTGGCGACCGGCGGAGTTGATCTGTCGTGGCTCACCGGCATCGGTGTTGCGATGGCGAGCTACCTTGCGCTGCACCGGCTGTCTGGACGTCCACTGGTGCGGAACGGGCCGTCGCCGGCCGCGGACGCCGCGTCGATCGAACCCGCGCCCACATCGACCTGA
- a CDS encoding NAD(P)H-dependent oxidoreductase has protein sequence MTTLLHIDASPRGDRSVSRKLSKSFVEHWLTHEPGATIIARDVGRNPPPLITEAWVAAAFTAPGDRTAQERDELRLSDTLIDELERANVIVIGAPMHNYGMPAALKSWFDKVIRIDQTFSFDLARGDFPLEPIMRGKTLVVLSSRGEFGFGPGGVRETMNHLETHIFTCAHYLGVQESHLIAVDYQEFNDERYRRSLADAFAAIPVLVRQCLGIDEPVNVAAE, from the coding sequence ATGACGACACTTCTGCATATCGATGCCAGTCCGCGCGGCGACCGTTCGGTCAGCCGGAAACTCTCGAAGTCGTTTGTCGAGCACTGGCTGACGCACGAGCCCGGCGCCACGATCATCGCGCGCGACGTCGGCCGCAACCCGCCGCCGCTCATCACGGAGGCGTGGGTGGCCGCCGCTTTCACCGCGCCCGGCGACCGCACGGCGCAGGAGCGCGACGAGCTTCGTCTCTCCGACACGCTGATCGACGAGCTTGAACGCGCCAACGTGATCGTCATCGGCGCGCCGATGCACAATTACGGCATGCCGGCGGCGCTGAAGTCATGGTTCGACAAGGTGATCCGTATCGACCAGACCTTCAGCTTCGATCTCGCGCGCGGCGACTTTCCGCTCGAGCCGATCATGCGCGGCAAGACGCTGGTGGTGCTGAGCTCGCGCGGCGAATTCGGCTTCGGCCCCGGCGGGGTGCGGGAAACCATGAACCATCTGGAGACCCACATCTTCACCTGCGCGCACTATCTCGGGGTACAGGAGAGCCATCTGATCGCGGTCGATTACCAGGAGTTCAACGATGAACGCTACCGGCGATCGCTCGCCGACGCCTTTGCCGCGATCCCCGTGCTGGTCCGGCAGTGTCTTGGAATCGACGAGCCTGTTAACGTCGCGGCGGAATGA
- a CDS encoding polysaccharide deacetylase, which yields MIKNPIPWPNGARCACAITFDVDADSLIHIARPKDSFDRLYPITMGRYGPTVGVPRILETYRRLGLKQSFFMPAWTMQRYPDAVEAILKSGHEIGHHGYIHEDPTEISSAQQRDAFERALDIHVAMTGRKPRGYRAPVYNANQTTIDLLIEHGFVYDSSLMADDIPYQMRTARGSLYEMPPHWGSDDWPPFAHYAEIGYMMPVKSPSDGLAASFEEFEAAYEAGGFWMGIWHPFLTGRLARWRVVERWLEEIVAERKVWFASLEDIAAHLDGLVKAGTYQVRVETLPYFTQPVS from the coding sequence ATGATAAAGAATCCCATCCCCTGGCCGAACGGCGCGCGTTGCGCCTGTGCGATCACGTTCGACGTCGACGCCGACAGTCTGATCCACATCGCCCGGCCGAAGGACTCCTTCGACCGGCTCTACCCGATCACGATGGGACGCTACGGGCCGACCGTCGGCGTGCCGCGCATCCTGGAGACCTATCGCCGCCTCGGCCTGAAGCAATCGTTCTTCATGCCGGCCTGGACCATGCAGCGCTATCCGGATGCGGTGGAGGCGATCCTGAAGAGCGGCCACGAGATCGGCCATCACGGCTACATCCACGAGGATCCGACCGAGATTTCCTCGGCGCAGCAGCGCGATGCCTTCGAACGCGCGCTGGACATTCATGTCGCGATGACCGGGCGCAAGCCGCGCGGCTACCGTGCACCGGTCTACAACGCCAACCAGACCACGATCGACCTCCTGATCGAGCACGGCTTTGTCTACGATTCGTCGCTGATGGCCGACGACATCCCGTACCAGATGCGCACCGCGCGCGGATCGCTCTACGAGATGCCGCCGCACTGGGGATCGGACGACTGGCCGCCCTTCGCCCATTATGCGGAGATCGGCTACATGATGCCGGTCAAGTCGCCGAGCGACGGCCTTGCCGCCTCGTTCGAGGAGTTTGAAGCCGCCTACGAGGCCGGCGGATTCTGGATGGGGATCTGGCACCCGTTCCTGACCGGCCGGCTTGCCCGCTGGCGTGTCGTGGAGCGCTGGCTCGAAGAAATCGTTGCCGAACGCAAGGTGTGGTTCGCATCGCTCGAGGACATCGCCGCGCATCTCGACGGCCTGGTCAAGGCAGGCACCTACCAGGTCCGCGTCGAGACCCTGCCCTACTTCACGCAGCCCGTGTCATGA
- a CDS encoding LysR substrate-binding domain-containing protein produces MRKLPPLNAVRAFEAAARHESFTAAANELCVTVTAISHQVRQLEAILGHKLFERSGRAVVLTAEGHAVFPMLRDGFDRMASAFAAIRPPADGDAITVSTTRAFAERWLMPRLARFNAAFPHLVVHIDATEEVRTPGADGVDLAIRYGRVDRAGETSVLFSDRYIAVAASAICPPGVRLGIDDVRSRSLLAFRWKNAALDSPAWSAWLTGADHDPGRDVRISWYSEEPLALHAAERGLGPLLCSDALVDEQLRQGTLRRLEGPALAGFAYRLVDAPSATRRKAVTAFIDWLRGEAAIFRAAPEQVMTRAA; encoded by the coding sequence ATGCGCAAGCTGCCGCCGCTTAATGCCGTCCGCGCGTTCGAAGCCGCGGCGCGTCACGAGAGCTTCACCGCCGCCGCCAATGAACTCTGCGTCACGGTGACGGCGATCAGCCACCAGGTCAGGCAACTCGAAGCAATTCTGGGCCACAAGCTGTTCGAGCGCTCCGGCCGCGCGGTCGTGCTGACTGCGGAGGGCCATGCGGTGTTCCCCATGCTGCGCGACGGCTTCGACCGTATGGCGAGCGCGTTCGCCGCGATCCGTCCGCCGGCCGATGGCGATGCGATCACGGTATCAACCACGCGTGCCTTCGCCGAGCGCTGGCTGATGCCGCGGCTCGCGCGCTTCAACGCGGCGTTTCCTCACCTCGTCGTCCACATCGATGCGACCGAGGAGGTGCGGACGCCGGGCGCCGACGGCGTCGATCTGGCGATCCGCTACGGACGCGTCGACCGCGCCGGCGAGACATCTGTGCTGTTCAGCGATCGCTACATTGCGGTTGCGGCGAGCGCGATTTGTCCGCCCGGTGTTCGTCTCGGCATTGACGACGTCCGCTCGCGCTCGCTGCTGGCGTTCCGCTGGAAGAACGCCGCGCTGGATTCGCCGGCGTGGTCGGCCTGGCTCACGGGGGCCGATCATGATCCCGGCCGGGACGTCCGCATCTCCTGGTACAGCGAGGAGCCGCTGGCGTTGCACGCCGCCGAGCGCGGGCTCGGGCCGCTGTTGTGCAGCGATGCGCTGGTGGACGAGCAATTGCGTCAGGGCACGCTGCGCCGGCTCGAAGGTCCCGCGCTTGCGGGCTTCGCCTATCGTCTCGTCGATGCGCCGAGCGCTACCCGGCGCAAAGCGGTGACGGCGTTCATCGACTGGCTGCGGGGGGAGGCGGCCATCTTTCGTGCAGCTCCCGAACAGGTCATGACACGGGCTGCGTGA
- a CDS encoding urea carboxylase-associated family protein, translating to MTAATIDLTRARLIPARNGVAARLDAGETVMVVNTHGKQVVDTWAFNARDTGEFMSMEHSRASMLRLVPRVGDTLTTNRRRAILTFVADTTPGIHDTLIAACDIHRYRQLGAVGHHDNCTQNLAHALEAVGLSAAVTPAPLNLFMNVPVTDNGQLDFKSPVSEAGQYVALRAEMDLVIVFSACPQDMVPVNDMRPTDAHFLIA from the coding sequence ATGACCGCAGCAACCATCGATCTGACCCGCGCCCGTCTGATTCCGGCCCGCAACGGCGTGGCGGCTCGCCTCGATGCCGGAGAGACGGTCATGGTCGTCAACACGCATGGCAAGCAGGTGGTCGACACCTGGGCCTTCAATGCCCGCGACACCGGCGAGTTCATGTCGATGGAGCACAGCCGCGCATCGATGCTGCGGCTCGTTCCGCGCGTGGGCGACACGTTGACCACCAACCGGCGCCGCGCGATCCTCACCTTCGTCGCCGACACGACGCCGGGTATCCACGACACGCTGATCGCGGCCTGCGACATTCACCGCTATCGCCAGCTCGGTGCCGTCGGCCATCACGACAATTGCACGCAGAATCTGGCGCACGCGCTCGAGGCGGTCGGCCTGTCGGCTGCGGTGACGCCGGCTCCGCTCAATCTGTTCATGAATGTCCCCGTCACCGACAATGGACAACTGGACTTCAAGTCGCCCGTCAGCGAGGCCGGGCAGTATGTGGCGCTGCGTGCCGAGATGGATCTGGTCATCGTGTTCTCCGCCTGTCCGCAGGACATGGTGCCGGTGAACGATATGCGGCCGACCGACGCTCATTTTCTCATCGCCTGA
- a CDS encoding LysR family transcriptional regulator codes for MRLRQLECFRALMLHGTMTRAAELLGMSQPGISTMIAGLEHETGLSLFLRRGGRLQPTPEARLFYVEAARALEAAENAARVAAEIRSGRRGHLAIAAYPSISINLLPRLLSQFARNRPELQIKIITRNSATVRELISTQQFDLAVAELPLDYPTSHMEVFSYECVCMLPHAHPLAKLKQITPDDLDGVPFVTLFRGDPIYQQLASAFSEYGARWNVVAETEFFSTACQLVAEGRGVGIVDPVVSKPFTEGLAIRPFKPKIQYQIAILSPTHEAQSQMALDFAKLLRRGLRG; via the coding sequence ATGCGCCTCAGACAGCTCGAATGCTTCCGCGCCCTGATGCTCCACGGCACTATGACCCGGGCGGCCGAGCTGCTCGGCATGTCGCAGCCCGGCATCAGCACGATGATCGCGGGCCTCGAGCACGAGACCGGTCTCAGTCTCTTCCTGCGTCGCGGCGGCCGCCTGCAACCGACCCCGGAAGCCAGGCTGTTCTATGTCGAGGCGGCGCGCGCCCTCGAAGCTGCCGAGAACGCGGCGCGCGTTGCGGCCGAGATCAGGTCCGGGCGGCGCGGTCACCTCGCGATCGCGGCCTATCCGAGCATTTCGATCAACCTGCTGCCGCGCCTGCTGTCGCAGTTCGCCAGGAACCGGCCCGAGTTGCAGATCAAGATCATCACGCGGAATTCTGCGACCGTCCGGGAATTGATCTCGACGCAGCAATTCGATCTCGCGGTCGCCGAGCTGCCGCTGGATTATCCGACCTCGCACATGGAGGTGTTCTCGTATGAGTGCGTGTGCATGCTGCCGCATGCGCATCCGCTCGCGAAGCTGAAGCAGATCACCCCTGATGACCTCGACGGCGTCCCGTTCGTCACGCTGTTTCGCGGCGATCCGATCTACCAGCAGCTGGCATCCGCCTTCTCCGAGTATGGCGCGCGCTGGAACGTGGTGGCGGAGACAGAATTCTTCTCGACCGCGTGCCAGCTCGTCGCCGAGGGCCGCGGCGTCGGCATCGTCGATCCGGTGGTGAGCAAGCCCTTCACCGAGGGCCTCGCCATCCGCCCGTTCAAGCCAAAGATCCAGTACCAGATCGCGATCCTCTCCCCGACGCACGAGGCGCAGTCGCAGATGGCGCTGGATTTCGCCAAGCTGCTGCGGCGTGGGTTGCGAGGGTGA
- the rlmB gene encoding 23S rRNA (guanosine(2251)-2'-O)-methyltransferase RlmB — MSDRDRKPNFRGKGGKPFQKGPKFGRPPARRERESGSDGPVILYGWHTVAAALANPDRQIRKLYLTENAAKRLADENIATRVTPEIVRPGDIDRRLTPDAVHQGLLAEADPLPSPGIDTLAQEGIVLVLDQITDPHNVGAILRSAAAFAVKAIVTTARHSPEATGVLAKSASGALELVPMVTVQNLARALNELNDHGFQTVGLDSEGTEDLGKVQLQQPIALVLGAEGKGLRQLTRETCRVVARLDMPGEIKSLNVSNAAVLALYIGASRLGLM; from the coding sequence ATGAGCGACCGCGACCGCAAACCCAATTTCCGAGGCAAGGGCGGTAAGCCCTTCCAAAAAGGGCCGAAATTCGGCCGCCCGCCGGCCCGGCGGGAGCGCGAATCCGGTTCCGACGGGCCGGTGATTCTATATGGCTGGCACACGGTGGCGGCCGCGCTTGCCAACCCGGACCGCCAGATCCGCAAGCTTTACCTCACCGAGAACGCCGCCAAGCGCCTTGCCGACGAAAACATCGCGACCCGGGTCACCCCGGAGATCGTCCGGCCCGGCGATATCGACCGGCGCCTCACCCCCGATGCCGTGCATCAGGGCCTTTTGGCGGAGGCCGATCCCCTGCCCTCGCCCGGCATCGACACGCTGGCGCAGGAGGGCATCGTGCTGGTGCTCGACCAGATCACCGATCCGCACAATGTCGGCGCCATCCTGCGCTCGGCAGCGGCATTTGCGGTGAAGGCGATCGTCACCACCGCCCGCCACAGCCCGGAGGCGACCGGCGTGCTGGCGAAGTCCGCCTCCGGCGCGCTCGAGCTGGTACCGATGGTGACCGTGCAGAATCTGGCGCGCGCGCTGAACGAACTGAACGACCACGGCTTCCAGACCGTCGGCCTCGACAGCGAGGGCACCGAGGATCTCGGCAAGGTTCAGTTGCAGCAGCCGATCGCGCTGGTGCTCGGCGCCGAAGGCAAGGGCTTGCGACAATTGACGCGCGAGACCTGCCGCGTCGTCGCCCGCCTCGACATGCCCGGCGAGATCAAGAGCCTCAACGTGTCGAACGCCGCTGTGCTCGCACTCTATATCGGCGCCAGCCGGCTCGGGCTGATGTAA